Below is a genomic region from Longimicrobiaceae bacterium.
CGGCGACGACGTGGTACGACGCGCGGGCGAAGACGGGATCCCCCCGCCCGGGGTTCTCCGGGACCTCTCCGGCGTCGCCGCGCTGCAGGTGCGCGCGGACGGCGGGCGGGACCTCCACCGAGTGGCGGAGGAGGACCTCCAGCGCGTCGCGGTAGGTGGTGCCGTCCGGGACGGTGGGCCCGGAGCCGATCGTCTCCGGCGCGGAGCCCACCACGTCCGAGATCGCCAGGGTGACGAGGCGCGCGGGGGCGGCGGCGCGCGCCAGCCCCCCCCCGGCGATCCGGGAGAGGTGCCGGCGCACCACGTTGGTCTCCGCGATGGGCGCACCGGCGCGGAGGAGCCGCTCCGTGGTCTGCGCCAGATCGGAGAGCGAAACCCCCGCGGGGGGCGCCGGCCAGAGGGCGGAGGCGCCCCCGGAAAGGAGGCAGAGCACCAGGTCTCCCTTCCCCGCCGCGCGCGCCGTCTCCAGCGCCGCCGCCGCCCCCGCCAGCCCGTGGGTGTCCGGGAGCGGGTGCGACGCCGGCCAGAGCTCGACTCCCGGGAGGTCGGGGGCGGGCGCGCCCGCCGGGACGGTGAGCGTCCCCCCCGC
It encodes:
- a CDS encoding DUF4147 domain-containing protein — protein: AGGTLTVPAGAPAPDLPGVELWPASHPLPDTHGLAGAAAALETARAAGKGDLVLCLLSGGASALWPAPPAGVSLSDLAQTTERLLRAGAPIAETNVVRRHLSRIAGGGLARAAAPARLVTLAISDVVGSAPETIGSGPTVPDGTTYRDALEVLLRHSVEVPPAVRAHLQRGDAGEVPENPGRGDPVFARASYHVVADNREALAAAAEEAERLGYRTAVVADDLEGEAREVAGEVAALARGAHGEGGSARISAAFLLGGETTVTVRGQGRGGRNQELALAAALQIEDEPGVVIAALGTDGRDGPTNAAGGMVDGETVGRGRAQGMEARDALERNDAHPFLRATGDLVVTGPTGTNVSDLVLVLVG